The Bacteroidales bacterium genome includes a region encoding these proteins:
- a CDS encoding DUF4294 domain-containing protein: TQGKLLIKLIDRETGKTSYTLVKELRGSFQAAFWQTVAVIFGSSLKVKYDPQGKDAEIEKIVRKIELGYL; encoded by the coding sequence CACCCAGGGGAAACTGCTCATCAAACTGATTGACAGGGAAACGGGAAAAACATCCTATACGCTGGTTAAGGAGCTGAGGGGTTCATTCCAGGCGGCATTCTGGCAGACAGTAGCCGTTATCTTCGGAAGCAGTCTTAAAGTTAAATACGACCCCCAGGGCAAGGATGCCGAAATTGAAAAAATCGTTCGCAAAATTGAACTGGGCTACCTCTGA